TTCTAAATCAAAAAGAGGAGGATTAGATGATGGATTCAAAAAAGGTAAAGTGATCAACGAAGTCTTAGACAAACCAACCGTTATGACATTATACAAGATGATAACAGATCATATTATTGCATATGTTAATGGTCCTGTAAGTGCAGGAAAAGAATCAGTTCTATTTTGGGCTGTAGATGAAAAAAATAACGATGTCGCATTAAAAATTTATTTGATCAGTGCTTCAAATTTTAAGAAACGTGAACAGTACATTACAGGTGATCCAAGATTTTCGAAAATAAAAAGAGGAACAAAAAATCTGATTTATTTATGGGCAAAAAAGGAGTATCGAAATTTAACACAGGCTTACAAATGTGGAATTCCTGTCCCTAGACCTCTTTATTTATCAAATAATGTTCTTGCCTTGGATTTTATTGGTGAGCACGGTTCACCTGCAAAAATTCTCCTTGAATCAGAAGTTGATGAAAATGATTATACCCAATCAATTTCCATAATTACCAGACTTTATCAAAAGGCACAATTAGTTCATGGCGATTATTCAGAGTATAATATTTTTAAAACTCCTAAAGGATTGGTTCTTTTTGATCTAGGGTCTGCAGTTGATCTTAGGCACCCTAATGCTCAAGAATTTCTTAAAAGAGACATTAATAATATAACAAGATTCTTTTCAAAAAGAGGAATTTCTGTTGAAGATCCAATTAAAATATTTGAGGATATTATAGGATGAGTTTTGAAAAAATACTTAGAATTCCAAATGAACGCATAGCTGTATTAATTGGCAAATCCGGTTCAGTAAAATCAAAGATCGAACAGCTGTGTTATGTTACTTTGGATATTGATGGTGAATCTGGCGAAGTTTTTATCAAATCTAACGGTGATGTTGAAAGTATTCAACCTTTCAAAGCTATGGAAATAGTAACTGCAATAGGTAGAGGTTTTTCTCCTGATAATGCAATGAGTTTACTAAAGGGTGAAAATGCATTACACGTGATAGATTTGAGGGAGTTTGCAGGAAAATCAAATGCAAATATTGAAAGGATAAAAGGGAGAATTATAGGAGAAGGCGGTAAGGCAAGAAAAAACATGGAAAATTTAACTGGGACTCATATTTCTGTATATGGAAAAACTGTTTCGATAATTGGAGATACTAGTAAACTGAGACTAGTTGTAGATGCGATATCCTCAATATCCAATGGTAGCATACATGGTGCCGTTTACAACAAATTAGAAGCAGCAAATAGAAAAAGTAAACAAGAAAAAATGCAATTGTGGGAAAATCAAGATGTCTTCTATTAAAGAAAAATTTAATCAGATCTCACCAAGTGAGTTTTTTTATAGAAATAGGGATTTAGCCGGGTTCAGCAATCCGACTAGATCACTTTATACCGCTGTAAGGGAGTTTGTAGAAAATTCTTTAGATGCTTGTGATCAAAAAGGAATCTTTCCTGATGTCCATCTTTCAATAAAAGCAGTTGATCCAGATGCACCCGATCCTAAACCATACATTCTAACTGTCAAAGATAATGGTCCTGGAATAGAATCTAAACATGTTCCATTAGCTTTTGGAACTGTACTTTATGGCTCTAAATTTGGATTAAAACAGGCACGAGGAATGTTTGGTTTGGGAGCTACTATGGCAATTCTATATGGACAAATTACCACAAACAAACCAGTTTATGTTAAAAGTTCAACTGATGGAAAAATTCAAGACGAGTTTGAATTGTTATTAGATATTCAAAAAAATAAACCTGTGATTTTAAAACATAATACCAAAGAAGTTACAAAAAGAGGTCTTTCTGTTAGTATTTGTCTTGAAGGTGATTATGCAAAAGCAGGTTCAAAAATTAAAGATTATGTTTATGAAACTTCTTTGATTACCCCATATGCCACAATAACTTTTGATGATCCTAAAGGCGAAAAATTCCATTATTCTAAAATTGTAAATGAGATGCCACCTGCACCTACAATCATTAGACCTCATGCACATGGTATTGATGTTGAAACAATTAGACGTATGATGGTTGAATCTCAATTTGAAATTCCAAACATTGATGATATAATGATTGAAAAAGTTAGAAAAGATTTAGGACTGGCAAAAAAAAATCTCACCTTTTCTGGAATTATGGATAAAGCAGCAAAACGTTGGAAAACTCTTTCTAGACCTGTAAGAGTTGTTATCTCTTTGATGTCTTTTCTTGAAATGGATTTTGATAAACTCAATAAAGTTAGAATTGATGATATTGATGTACCAAATAAAAAATTATACTATTGGGATTTTGGTGATTCACAAGCAAAAACAATTGATCTTGATTCTGATAATCCTTACTATAAACAATTAACTGGTACTGTTCAGGGTGAAACACTAACTGCATTTTTGACTAAACGATTTCAAAGAATAGGGCCTTCAACTGCTGTAAAGTTTGCAGAGTTTGCAGGTTTCAAACCTGAAAAACGTATGGGATCATTGACTAATGAAGAACTTGTAAAGCTAAGCGATTCATTACAAAAATTTGAGGATTTTCTTTCACCTGATCCTAGCTGTTTAGCTCCCTTGGGGGAAGAACCACTTGAAAAAGGCATGAAGAAATTCTTCAAGCCTGATTTCTGCGCAGTGATTCAGCGTCCCGCATCTGCATATTCTGGCTTTCCCTTTGTTGTGGAGATGGGCATTGCTTATGGCGGTGAAATCAGACCAGGCGGCCCACATGTTTACCGTTATGCAAATAGAATTCCATTACTTTATGATGAAGGAAGCGATGTAGTTCTCAAAGTTGTAAATGATACTGATTGGAGCAGGTATAAAGTCAAAGGTGATCCTCCATTTGTTATCGTATCTCATATTTGTTCAACTAGAATACCTTACAAAACAGTTGGAAAAGAAAATGTTGCAGATAGACAAGAAATTGAACGTGAATTAAGATTGGGTTTGCAATTTCTTTCTAGAAAACTTGCAGCGTATATGTCCAAACGAGGTCAAGCCGAGATGGCAAAAAAGAGAGCAAATCTATATGCAAAGTATCTGCCACTCATTTCGCAATTTTGTACAGAACTTTCCGGAAAGACTAAAGAACCAAATTATAAGAAATTATTAGAAGAGGAGATTACAGTTGACGACCAATAAAATTAAAGACCGTAAGCAAAAAGCAAAAGTAAAACAGCAGAATATTATTGATGCCCTAAAAGATCATGGTGTTAAAGTTTATGGTGATTTAGATAATGGACAATTTCCAAAATTTTCAATACCTAGCAGATCAGTCAGTAATATTGTTTATGATAAAAAACTTAGACAATATATCTTAGGAAACTCTGCTGCTGTTAGAAGTTCGAGAAACTCGTCTCAATTAAGATCATTTACACAATTAATGTGGTTGGCATTTTTTGCTAACCGATTAACACAAGAAAAAAAATCATCTACGTTAAGAGATGTGTATTATTCATCTCAAGCATTTGCCATTGAATTTGAAGATCAATCTGAATCTGATAACATTATAGTTGATCTCGAAGCGGTACTGTCAAAACCTCGTGAAGATTTCCATATATTTCCTGAAGAGAGAAGCTCAATTTTTGGAGATTTGAATATAGAGTACACCATTCCTGGATATGAAGGAAAAAAAATGAATCTTTCAAACCATCCTGATGGTTACGCTATTGGTCCTAGCCTTACTACTGCTGAATTATTAGATACAAGTGCTGAAATCGTAATTGCCATTGAGAAAGGCGGTTTATTTACAAGATTTGTTGAAGAACAAGTTGATAAGAAATTCAAATCTATTATCATCAATACTGGAGGACAAGCTCCTCGTTCTACTAGAACTCTTTTAAAAAGACTTCATGATGAATTAGGATTACCAGTAATTATTCTGACAGACGGTGATGTGTATGGAGAACATATTGCAATGGTGATAAAATCTGGTTCAGCAAATGCTGCCCATCTTCGAGAACTCACTGTTCCTGACGCAAAATGGGTAGGCGTATGGGCTACTGATATTGAAAAATTCAAACTTCCTACAATCCCAATGACTGAGTCAGACATTAAACGATGCTATGATTTACAAAATGATCCAAGATATCAAGAAGGTATTTGGAAAAAAGAACTAGATGTATTTCTTAAAATTAAAAGA
The DNA window shown above is from Nitrosarchaeum sp. and carries:
- a CDS encoding serine protein kinase RIO — its product is MSDDLMSDDLLYDDLSRKLESKVDHKLTSKSKRGGLDDGFKKGKVINEVLDKPTVMTLYKMITDHIIAYVNGPVSAGKESVLFWAVDEKNNDVALKIYLISASNFKKREQYITGDPRFSKIKRGTKNLIYLWAKKEYRNLTQAYKCGIPVPRPLYLSNNVLALDFIGEHGSPAKILLESEVDENDYTQSISIITRLYQKAQLVHGDYSEYNIFKTPKGLVLFDLGSAVDLRHPNAQEFLKRDINNITRFFSKRGISVEDPIKIFEDIIG
- a CDS encoding KH domain-containing protein, with the translated sequence MSFEKILRIPNERIAVLIGKSGSVKSKIEQLCYVTLDIDGESGEVFIKSNGDVESIQPFKAMEIVTAIGRGFSPDNAMSLLKGENALHVIDLREFAGKSNANIERIKGRIIGEGGKARKNMENLTGTHISVYGKTVSIIGDTSKLRLVVDAISSISNGSIHGAVYNKLEAANRKSKQEKMQLWENQDVFY
- a CDS encoding DNA topoisomerase VI subunit B produces the protein MSSIKEKFNQISPSEFFYRNRDLAGFSNPTRSLYTAVREFVENSLDACDQKGIFPDVHLSIKAVDPDAPDPKPYILTVKDNGPGIESKHVPLAFGTVLYGSKFGLKQARGMFGLGATMAILYGQITTNKPVYVKSSTDGKIQDEFELLLDIQKNKPVILKHNTKEVTKRGLSVSICLEGDYAKAGSKIKDYVYETSLITPYATITFDDPKGEKFHYSKIVNEMPPAPTIIRPHAHGIDVETIRRMMVESQFEIPNIDDIMIEKVRKDLGLAKKNLTFSGIMDKAAKRWKTLSRPVRVVISLMSFLEMDFDKLNKVRIDDIDVPNKKLYYWDFGDSQAKTIDLDSDNPYYKQLTGTVQGETLTAFLTKRFQRIGPSTAVKFAEFAGFKPEKRMGSLTNEELVKLSDSLQKFEDFLSPDPSCLAPLGEEPLEKGMKKFFKPDFCAVIQRPASAYSGFPFVVEMGIAYGGEIRPGGPHVYRYANRIPLLYDEGSDVVLKVVNDTDWSRYKVKGDPPFVIVSHICSTRIPYKTVGKENVADRQEIERELRLGLQFLSRKLAAYMSKRGQAEMAKKRANLYAKYLPLISQFCTELSGKTKEPNYKKLLEEEITVDDQ
- a CDS encoding DNA topoisomerase IV subunit A, which gives rise to MTTNKIKDRKQKAKVKQQNIIDALKDHGVKVYGDLDNGQFPKFSIPSRSVSNIVYDKKLRQYILGNSAAVRSSRNSSQLRSFTQLMWLAFFANRLTQEKKSSTLRDVYYSSQAFAIEFEDQSESDNIIVDLEAVLSKPREDFHIFPEERSSIFGDLNIEYTIPGYEGKKMNLSNHPDGYAIGPSLTTAELLDTSAEIVIAIEKGGLFTRFVEEQVDKKFKSIIINTGGQAPRSTRTLLKRLHDELGLPVIILTDGDVYGEHIAMVIKSGSANAAHLRELTVPDAKWVGVWATDIEKFKLPTIPMTESDIKRCYDLQNDPRYQEGIWKKELDVFLKIKRKAELEAFSKYGLTNITDKYLPQKLELAKSL